Proteins found in one Fusarium oxysporum Fo47 chromosome V, complete sequence genomic segment:
- a CDS encoding uncharacterized protein (expressed protein) — protein sequence MTKSSSELIYGEVLTFMASHKQVDGSRLGMLGISFGGNCATRMAMVDKRLKAVVVNGAR from the coding sequence ATGACCAAGTCTTCGTCAGAGTTGATTTACGGAGAGGTATTGACCTTTATGGCGTCACATAAACAGGTTGACGGATCGCGTCTCGGCATGCTGGGTATTAGCTTTGGGGGAAACTGCGCCACGCGGATGGCCATGGTAGATAAGCGTCTTAAGGCAGTGGTCGTCAACGGGGCACGTTAG